One window from the genome of Glycine soja cultivar W05 chromosome 12, ASM419377v2, whole genome shotgun sequence encodes:
- the LOC114380540 gene encoding thiamine thiazole synthase, chloroplastic-like gives MASSTITSSFLTSHPSSLFNKSSSSSFPSFHATPTLRPHRPRASMSAAAPPPPYDFGSFRFEPIRESIVSREMTRRYMTDMVTHADTDVVVVGAGSAGLSCAYELSKNPSVNIAIVEQSVSPGGGAWLGGQLFSAMVVRKPAHLFLDELGLEYDEQDNYVVIKHAALFTSTIMSKLLARPNVKLFNAVAAEDLIVKNGRVGGVVTNWALVSMNHDTQSCMDPNVMEAKVVVSSCGHDGPFGATGVKRLKSIGLIDSVPGMKALDMNKAEDAIVKLTREVVPGMIVTGMEVAEIDGAPRMGPTFGAMMISGQKAAHLALRSLGLPNALDSVGNVHPELVLAAAESAEIADA, from the exons ATGGCTTCTTCCACCATCACCTCCTCCTTCCTCACATCACACCCTTCATCCCTCTTCaacaaatcatcatcttcatcattcCCCTCCTTCCATGCCACCCCCACTCTCCGCCCCCACAGGCCACGCGCCTCCATGTCCGCGGCAGCGCCACCGCCGCCCTACGACTTCGGCTCGTTCCGGTTCGAGCCGATTAGGGAGTCGATCGTGTCGCGCGAGATGACCCGCAGGTACATGACCGACATGGTCACCCACGCCGACACCGACGTCGTCGTCGTCGGCGCAGGCTCCGCGGGTCTCTCGTGCGCCTACGAGCTCTCCAAAAACCCCTCCGTCAATATCGCCATAGTCGAGCAGTCCGTCAGCCCCGGCGGCGGCGCCTGGCTCGGCGGCCAACTCTTCTCTGCCATG GTAGTGCGTAAGCCCGCACACCTCTTCCTAGACGAGCTTGGTCTTGAGTATGACGAACAAGACAACTACGTGGTGATCAAGCACGCTGCATTGTTCACTTCCACCATCATGAGCAAGCTCTTGGCCAGGCCAAACGTGAAGCTCTTCAACGCCGTGGCGGCCGAGGACTTGATTGTGAAGAACGGGAGAGTTGGTGGGGTGGTGACAAACTGGGCCTTGGTTTCAATGAACCATGACACTCAATCCTGCATGGACCCCAATGTGATGGAGGCTAAGGTGGTGGTGAGTTCTTGTGGCCATGATGGACCCTTTGGCGCCACTGGGGTGAAGAGGCTCAAGAGCATTGGGTTGATTGATAGTGTGCCAGGGATGAAAGCCCTTGACATGAACAAGGCAGAGGATGCCATTGTGAAGCTCACTAGGGAGGTTGTGCCTGGCATGATTGTTACTGGGATGGAAGTTGCTGAGATTGATGGTGCTCCAAGGATG GGTCCAACATTTGGAGCAATGATGATTTCAGGGCAGAAAGCAGCCCATCTGGCTTTGAGATCATTGGGACTTCCCAATGCTTTGGATTCTGTAGGAAACGTTCATCCTGAGCTTGTCCTAGCTGCTGCTGAATCTGCTGAAATTGCAGACGCTTAA
- the LOC114380305 gene encoding protein translation factor SUI1 homolog 1-like, protein MSELDDQIPTAFDPFADANADDSGAGSKEYVHIRVQQRNGRKSLTTVQGLKKEFSYNKILKDVKKEFCCNGTVVQDPELGQVIQLQGDQRKNVSTFLVQAGIVKKEHIKIHGF, encoded by the exons ATGTCTGAATTAGACGATCAAATTCCTACTGCCTTCG ATCCTTTTGCTGATGCAAATGCTGATGACTCGGGTGCTGGGTCAAAGGAGTATGTGCATATTCGCGTACAGCAGCGAAATGGAAGGAAAAGCCTGACAACCGTTCAGGGATTGAAAAAAGAATTCAGCTATAACAAGATACTTAAAGATGTTAAGAAAGAGTTCTGTTGCAATGGAACAGTTGTTCAGGACCCAGAACTAGGACAG GTTATTCAACTTCAAGGTGATCAGAGGAAGAATGTTTCTACCTTCCTGGTCCAG GCTGGCATCGTGAAGAAGGAGCATATCAAGATTCATGGTTTCTGA